The nucleotide window ATGTAGCTTAAAGTTCTAGGCAGAAGTGTGAATGGATGTAGCTTAAAGTTCTAGgcagaagttcaacttaacagtctctgCTGAAACACTGGTATATTAAACAAGTGGTGAGAGAAGGCAAATCTCTAAATGGGTATttgagatctggtgggggattgttaGAATTAATGGGCTAGGCCCATAGCAATTTCTGAAATCTCAAAGCCCATGTGTAAAATGGCAAGTGGTGGTgctaagtttagtcccaccttggaagttgaagaagagttggacctctttatataGTGGGTTCTCTCTACCACTCTAAGTGATGTGTGAGAAGAGAAAGGGAAAACCACACGCGCGCGCTCGCTCGCCTGGCCGGgccgtggcgtggcgaggcgaggcgaggcgaggcgaggcgtaCATGCGACATGCGCGTGAATGGTCCGCCGAAATCCGGTCCGTCTCCTTGCAGGAGCGCAGCTTCCTTTTGCCGTTTTATTTTGCAGGAGCGCAGCTTCCTTTTGCCGTTTTATTTTTATGTCTTGGCAGACAAGTTTCTTTTGATTTCTTGTCCGGTAAGTATACGAATTAGAAACCGAGTCGGTTTGGGATTGTGGTCGCGACACAATACCGCCTCTGGTCCTAATATATATACAGCTACCGGCTGCGGCCAGAGATACACCGAAAAACACCTAGGGTTTTGCCTCATCTCACAACTTGCGCCGCCATCGTAGTCTACTCCATCCCAAACGCCGGCGTGCATCGGCGCGtgggagagcaggtctccggaaCCGTTCGTCTTTGCGATCCTGCACCGGGAGAGGACGAATTAGGTTTTTGGGAAGCGCTGTGCGCGACTGCTCAAATTCGTCATCACGGGTCGTCTTCCGTCCAAGTCGAGCGGTGCTACTCATCGTCGTATTCATCACCGTCAGCAGCAGATCGTCGCCAACATCGTCATCAACACTGTCGCACCCATAATAGCTAACGATCAGTACGTCCAACATCCTCTGTTCATGTCTGTTTCTACAGCTACTGTTACGTGTTTGCTGCTGTTATGCATGTCTTGCTGTTCTTCTAGTTTGCTAGATTTTTGCATGCTAGTATCTCTTCTAGTCATGAATTATTTACTGAAATTAATCATGAACTTGCCTAATATTCCAACAGAGGGTACATGATCACCACTGTGGTAGCATAAAAAGGAACCAGCTGCAGCAATCCTGGGCGCCATGGTCACCCCGTGGTCGCCCCCTCATCGCACCACCGCACGCTAGTGCAAAAATGATGGCCGGTGGTAGCTTTCCCCACTGCCGGTTGCAACAAAAATTACAGCCCATTATCGCCGACCACACTTCATCATCTCCTGGGTTGTAGCAAAACTAGGTGTCGGTGCGAGCTTTCCCTATTGCCCATTGCAGCAAAAAAGGTGTGTCGTCGTCAGCAACGCTCGCCGTCGTCTGGTTGCAGCAAACCCGATCGCAGGTGGTAGCTTTCCTGGTGCCGGTTGAAGCAAATTGCAGAGCCGGTTGTAGCTTCAGCACCGGTGGCCATTACCTCTATTCCTCACCGGTTGCAGCTTCTCATTAGCCGGTTCCACCAAATTCCGCTGGTGGTCACAACTTTCTTGGCCGTCGGTTGCAGCACCATCGCGTCCATCACCGTGGACGACCGCATCGCTTGCATTCGTCGGCCATGGCGTCGTTCGCGCTCACCATGCGCTGTCTTCCAATGCCTATGCAACACCACCACCGTCATCTGCTCACGCCATGCCCTGACGTCGCCCTACAACATCACGACGTCCTCCCCGCCATGGATAAAAAATGCTCACCAGGAGCAGCGACAACGCGTGGTGATGGGGGATTATACAGAAAAAGGAGATCgggaggaagggagagaggaggaagAGATAAGGTGGGGATAAATATTGTGTGGGTCCCGCGACGCATGTCCTCTTTCCTGTGTACTACGAGCTAGCGCGTGTGAGTTGCGAGCGAGGCGTGACCGACCCAATCTTCAGCCGGCGTGCCGTCCGTAAACGTTTACCTATCAATATTTCTATAAACTCTCCGCGGCATATCCATATCAAATTTAATCTATCTAGCTACaacacgcgcgcgcgcacacacacacgcacacatgcatgcacacgcacacacacacacaatttttttATAAAGAAAACAATATAATAAAAATTATAAATTATACATTAACACAAACAaacacgcgcgcgcacacacacatacatacacacCCTCTCCATCGATCATCGTTCCGATTGCATCGACAAGCATATATCCTATCAATATAAATAATTATCATAATTTATATATCAAATTTTGCATCCATGcatatataattttttttataACAATCTATATATTAGCATTGGTCCAAACCCTAATAATTATTGCTAACATATCTGATATATATAGATCCAtgaatatcatccacatataataactttaacatatatagctagctatttGGATCCACATGAATATTATTCATAAAAACATatagaaaaagagaaaaaaacaGTGGAGCTTGCTCATTGGGACATGTGAGGTCGGCCACGGTCAGGGCAGGATCATGATCATGGATGGCGCTCTTGGCCGACGAACTGCTTCAATGCCGAcgcagtgagaggtcgcgtctgTTCTGGGCCGGCGTCAATATTTGTGCCATGCTCTTTTAGGGTTTGGTGCTCGGCTGACACTTGTATGAACTGAATACCTGTGAAACATTTGTTCCGTGCTCTTTAGGGTTTGGTGCTCGGTTTACACTTGTATAAACCCCATACCCATGAAATATCCGGACACTAGGCAACTTTATGATTTTACTGTAGTGCGGTCCCAGAAAACATCCAATAGAAATTTTAATGATCACATGAATAAACTCGAAGAGGGCACAAGCTCCATCATTTATTCACTACGAAGCAAATGCAGTGAGCAGGGTACATAGAGAAGTAAAAAAAAAAATGCCTATGCGCGACCCTTACCTACTAGTTGGTCATGTGAAACGGCAACCACGCACTAATTCTCCGTGCAAGGTCCTCGATCAGTACTTCTCGACCAGCGGCGGGATGCTCTGCTCGTTCCTGAAGTAGTCCTGAGGATCCACCTTGCCCTTGGTAATGGCGAGCCTTTGGAAGTTGCCCTTGAAGTACTTCTCGCCCCAGACCTTGCCGCTGCTGTAGGTTGAGATGTCGTTCACCACCTCGTTCCTGCCGAGGTCGATGTCCCTGTAGTTGGCGTACGCCTGCCTGGGGTTTTTGCTCACATACGGCTCCATGAAATTGTACATGTCCTTGCTCCATTGCAGCGGCGGGCCGCCGGCTGCCTCGGCGAACCAGTAGTTGACGTACTGGATGTTGAAGAGAACGCCCTGGCGGTGAGGGAACGGCGTCGCCGCTTCGGGGGTGGCGCTGATGGTGGCGCCGTAGGGGTCCATGATCATGATCCCCGCGCCGGGCTTCGCGAGCCAGCCAAAGATCTGCTCCCACACGGGCTTGGGGAAGGGCTGTAACACGTAGTCCGACTTGTATTCCGCGAAGGGCTTGAAGGTGTTGTTCCGGTTGAGGAGGTCGTCCAGGCCTGCCTCTTTGCCGAGGTGGATGAAGGGGACGGACTTGATCCAGGGCATCTCGTTGCAGTGATAGGGGTTCATGCCAAGCTCGGGGAATTTGCTGCTCATCAGCGGCAACAGGGTTTTGCAGGTGCCCAGGTACAAGGCCTCGAACGTCGCGGTGTTCCCAGCAGCGATGACGCGGATCATGAGGTCGCCGGGAAGGGCCGGCCCGACCAGTTGCCATTTGTTGACGAGGTCTACGGCGCCTTGTTGCACTGTCTTGGGGATCTTGAACACGGTCACGGTGGGAGGCACCGGCAGGAGCTTCACCTGCCACGAGACGACGATGCCGAAGCtctctccgccgccgcccctaACGGCCCAGAAGTGGTCCGCGCTCATGGACCTCTTGTCGAGCAGCTTGCCGTCGGGGTCGACCACCTTGACGTCAATGACGTTCTCGGCGGCGATGCCGTACTTGCGCAGCAGCATGCCGAAGCCGCCGCCTGCGAAGTTGCCGCCAACGCCGATGGACGGGCAGACGCCGGCCGGGAACGCGAGCACGGGGCTGTTCTTCGCGATGGCGTAGTAGAGCTCGCCGAGCTGCGCGCCGGATTCGACCCACGCCGTGCGGGCGTAGCCGTCGACC belongs to Triticum urartu cultivar G1812 chromosome 7, Tu2.1, whole genome shotgun sequence and includes:
- the LOC125525593 gene encoding berberine bridge enzyme-like Cyn d 4; this translates as MANCRAFVQVLLFCALSCQAAASYAPVPAKEDFLGCLMKEIPARLLYAKSSPDYPTVLAQTIRNSRWSTPQNVQPLYIITPTNASHIQSAVVCGRRHSVRLRVRSGGHDYEGLSYRSEKPEKFAVVDLNKMRAVVVDGYARTAWVESGAQLGELYYAIAKNSPVLAFPAGVCPSIGVGGNFAGGGFGMLLRKYGIAAENVIDVKVVDPDGKLLDKRSMSADHFWAVRGGGGESFGIVVSWQVKLLPVPPTVTVFKIPKTVQQGAVDLVNKWQLVGPALPGDLMIRVIAAGNTATFEALYLGTCKTLLPLMSSKFPELGMNPYHCNEMPWIKSVPFIHLGKEAGLDDLLNRNNTFKPFAEYKSDYVLQPFPKPVWEQIFGWLAKPGAGIMIMDPYGATISATPEAATPFPHRQGVLFNIQYVNYWFAEAAGGPPLQWSKDMYNFMEPYVSKNPRQAYANYRDIDLGRNEVVNDISTYSSGKVWGEKYFKGNFQRLAITKGKVDPQDYFRNEQSIPPLVEKY